One window from the genome of Rhodopirellula halodulae encodes:
- the smc gene encoding chromosome segregation protein SMC — MLKALELAGFKSFADRTRFDFPDGITVVVGPNGSGKSNIVDAMKWVLGSQSAKSLRGKDMSDVIFKGSQTRGPAGAAEATIIFDNSGGQMPVDAPEVHVTRRVYRSGEGEYLINQQAVRLKDVKALIRGTGIGIDAYSLIEQGKVDRMLQANAKDRRAIFEEAAGISRFKAKKVEAERRLERVQSNLTRLGDIVDEVATRLKTLKSQAGKAERYRQASDRLKELRTVVAWNDWLTLSAELQNATSQLEAAQREHREADALRESLEEQRQAAEMQLQTIAEAAREAEQNRSELSGEIARIQGRRESDQTTLVEQRRTLIGHYRRLRAMRTEAGSAIADLRKTIAELEVAESELAEVQNQKESIAARRDAEQTAVHEIETRRDDLQREHLAFVRRVAEHEANRGRVAQQMREAARALEEIARNSIAADEALAAAQSDHDAAAKNVEQLKSRIADAQREVEIADAKVRETRRVLERRREEIGSLKIRLQGITERAKVLEELQQKQEGVSGGVREVLRMTDPRLKQDLVGIVADCFSVDRQVAPLIDAALGPRSQYVIVRGGSVGDAISRGEIKIGTRVGIIRLDELPNRRPGDKIRLDGLAGVIGRADKMIDCPEELEPLCRHLLGNTWLVDTLATAIGLRKLSSAGLRFVTASGDLLDNDGSSVVGPPGGETGLVSRRSELAAAKSEMQHYSYQIEEAEKEVKRLTGVVDSEAAELGRHEQSMRNWITEHAAGEAKLHHVAERLSARQFAVDELKRSSASHSELLDTAKLQDAELETSIHDGKQRIESLEAERTEVDERLTVASAQLREVQSAAMSISVEAARIEQKVESLTIAADVARRDQSQREAANQEVREAMKGTRQRIAEIETRILEADNRLAELMIAMESADAQLQALAAEANREREATRRVQSESQAAIKAVAKATESVATISSARDAAALKQTTLADRIAEDYQIDLRGDEPPEELAEIDDRSAVDDEISRLRAQVQNVGSVNMEALEELNELQVRYDELHGQYQDLTAAKDSLQRVIARINSDSRRLFLDTLEAIRINFQKLYRKSFGGGHADLVLEESDDPLEAGVDIVATPPGKPSFSNSLLSGGEKALTAVALLMSIFQYRPSPFCVLDEVDAPFDEANIGRFVTVLTEFLDQSKFIVVTHSKKTMTAATTLYGVTMQESGVSKQVSIRFEDVSEDGQINAA; from the coding sequence ATGCTCAAAGCACTCGAGCTGGCCGGTTTCAAGAGCTTCGCTGATCGGACGCGATTTGATTTCCCCGACGGCATCACCGTCGTGGTGGGGCCGAACGGCTCCGGTAAATCAAACATCGTCGACGCGATGAAATGGGTGCTGGGCAGTCAATCCGCGAAGAGTCTTCGTGGGAAAGACATGTCCGATGTGATCTTCAAAGGCTCGCAGACCCGTGGGCCGGCCGGTGCCGCGGAAGCCACGATCATCTTTGACAATTCCGGCGGTCAAATGCCGGTTGACGCGCCGGAGGTTCACGTCACGCGGCGGGTGTATCGCAGTGGCGAAGGCGAATACCTGATCAACCAACAGGCCGTCCGATTGAAGGACGTCAAAGCGTTGATTCGCGGAACGGGAATCGGCATCGATGCTTACAGTTTGATCGAACAGGGCAAAGTCGATCGCATGCTGCAAGCCAACGCAAAAGATCGTCGAGCCATTTTCGAAGAAGCCGCGGGGATCAGCCGTTTCAAAGCGAAGAAGGTCGAAGCCGAACGGCGACTGGAACGCGTGCAGTCAAACTTGACGCGGTTGGGCGACATCGTTGACGAGGTCGCGACTCGACTGAAGACACTGAAGAGCCAGGCAGGAAAGGCGGAGCGATATCGTCAAGCGAGCGATCGCTTGAAAGAGCTGCGCACCGTGGTTGCCTGGAACGATTGGTTGACTTTGTCGGCTGAGTTGCAAAACGCCACTTCGCAGTTGGAAGCGGCTCAGCGAGAGCACCGTGAAGCGGACGCGCTTCGTGAGTCGCTCGAGGAACAGCGACAAGCCGCCGAGATGCAATTGCAAACCATCGCGGAAGCGGCTCGCGAGGCGGAGCAGAACCGCAGCGAATTGTCCGGCGAGATCGCGAGGATCCAAGGTCGCCGTGAATCGGATCAAACGACCTTGGTCGAGCAACGTCGCACGCTGATCGGTCACTATCGACGTTTGCGTGCGATGCGGACCGAGGCGGGATCGGCCATCGCTGATTTGCGTAAAACCATCGCCGAGTTGGAGGTGGCGGAATCGGAATTGGCGGAGGTCCAAAATCAGAAGGAATCGATCGCTGCTCGCCGCGACGCCGAGCAAACCGCGGTGCACGAGATCGAAACCAGACGGGACGATTTGCAACGAGAGCACTTGGCGTTTGTCCGCCGCGTCGCGGAGCATGAAGCCAACCGAGGACGTGTGGCTCAGCAAATGCGCGAAGCTGCGCGAGCGTTGGAAGAGATTGCACGCAACTCGATCGCCGCCGACGAAGCGTTGGCCGCGGCGCAGTCCGACCACGATGCTGCGGCGAAGAATGTTGAACAACTGAAATCGCGAATCGCGGACGCACAACGCGAAGTTGAAATCGCCGACGCGAAGGTCCGCGAGACTCGTCGTGTGTTGGAGCGGCGTCGAGAAGAAATTGGCTCGCTGAAAATACGTTTGCAGGGCATCACCGAACGAGCCAAGGTGCTGGAGGAACTGCAGCAAAAGCAAGAAGGCGTCAGCGGCGGAGTTCGCGAAGTTTTGCGAATGACCGATCCTCGTTTGAAGCAAGACTTGGTCGGGATCGTTGCCGATTGTTTCTCGGTGGACCGTCAGGTGGCTCCGTTGATCGATGCTGCACTGGGGCCACGCAGCCAATACGTGATTGTTCGCGGCGGATCGGTGGGCGACGCGATCAGCCGCGGCGAAATTAAAATTGGCACCCGCGTGGGGATCATCCGTTTGGATGAGCTGCCCAACCGCCGTCCGGGAGACAAGATTCGCTTGGACGGATTGGCGGGTGTGATTGGGCGAGCGGACAAGATGATCGATTGTCCGGAGGAGCTGGAACCACTTTGTCGACACTTGCTGGGCAACACCTGGTTGGTCGACACGTTGGCCACGGCGATTGGGCTTCGCAAACTGTCTTCGGCTGGCCTGCGTTTTGTCACCGCATCAGGGGACTTGTTGGACAACGATGGGTCCAGCGTGGTTGGGCCTCCGGGTGGTGAAACTGGTTTGGTCAGCCGACGCAGCGAGCTGGCCGCGGCAAAGTCAGAGATGCAGCACTACAGCTACCAAATTGAGGAAGCCGAGAAAGAAGTCAAACGATTGACCGGTGTCGTCGATAGCGAAGCTGCTGAGTTGGGTCGGCACGAACAGTCGATGCGAAACTGGATCACGGAACATGCCGCCGGCGAAGCGAAGTTGCATCACGTCGCCGAGCGTTTGTCCGCGAGGCAGTTCGCCGTGGACGAACTGAAACGGTCGTCCGCCTCGCATTCAGAATTGCTGGATACCGCGAAGCTGCAAGACGCTGAGTTGGAAACATCCATCCACGACGGAAAGCAACGCATCGAGAGCTTGGAAGCGGAACGAACGGAGGTTGATGAGCGATTGACCGTCGCATCGGCTCAGCTTCGGGAGGTGCAGTCCGCGGCGATGAGCATTTCCGTGGAAGCGGCTCGGATCGAACAGAAAGTCGAATCGCTGACGATCGCGGCGGATGTGGCTCGCCGAGACCAGAGCCAACGTGAGGCGGCCAATCAGGAAGTTCGCGAAGCCATGAAGGGCACCCGACAGCGGATTGCCGAGATCGAAACGCGAATTTTGGAAGCTGACAATCGTTTGGCTGAGTTAATGATCGCGATGGAGTCCGCCGACGCTCAACTGCAAGCACTGGCGGCCGAAGCCAATCGCGAACGCGAAGCGACGCGGCGCGTGCAATCGGAATCGCAAGCGGCCATCAAAGCCGTTGCCAAGGCAACCGAATCCGTGGCCACAATCAGTTCGGCTCGCGATGCCGCGGCGCTGAAGCAGACCACATTGGCGGATCGGATCGCGGAGGATTACCAAATTGATCTGCGTGGTGACGAGCCGCCGGAGGAGTTGGCTGAGATCGATGACCGCTCGGCGGTGGACGATGAAATCAGTCGACTGCGGGCTCAGGTGCAGAACGTTGGTTCGGTCAACATGGAAGCTTTGGAGGAACTCAATGAGCTGCAAGTTCGTTACGACGAACTGCATGGCCAGTATCAAGACCTGACCGCCGCCAAAGATTCTCTGCAGCGAGTGATTGCTCGGATCAATTCCGATTCTCGACGGTTGTTCTTGGATACGCTGGAAGCCATCCGAATCAATTTTCAGAAGCTGTATCGCAAATCGTTCGGCGGCGGGCACGCGGATTTGGTTTTGGAGGAGTCCGACGATCCCCTGGAGGCCGGTGTCGACATTGTTGCGACGCCACCCGGGAAGCCAAGTTTCAGCAACTCATTGCTCTCCGGTGGTGAGAAAGCGTTGACCGCCGTTGCGTTGTTGATGTCAATCTTCCAGTATCGTCCCAGCCCGTTCTGTGTGCTCGACGAAGTGGATGCACCGTTTGACGAAGCCAACATTGGCCGGTTCGTCACCGTGTTGACGGAATTCTTGGATCAGTCCAAGTTCATTGTGGTGACACACAGCAAGAAAACCATGACGGCCGCCACGACTCTGTACGGGGTCACCATGCAAGAGTCCGGGGTCAGCAAACAAGTTTCGATTCGGTTTGAAGATGTCAGTGAAGACGGACAAATCAACGCCGCGTAA
- the corA gene encoding magnesium/cobalt transporter CorA, with protein sequence MTSLPLKLPSKLRVHRPRWAKSRAKIGSVPGELSGNGPAAGQPRHPSHIRVIQYNRETHQDEVVDAIATRDSLDPNVITWIDLHGVQDVELLRSLGGKFGLHPLALEDVVQMDQHAKLERYGETLFFVARMPYGDDGFQTEQVSMFLVGNVVITIQEEVGDCLNPVRERISRAMGRIRQRGSDYLVYAIIDAIIDGYFPVIDRYEAHLSQMAGLLQENDHDNLPMHLHHIRADLLAIRKTVQQHRDALRLLLREGEGILADDTRLYLRDCQDHIGQLMEAADTDRETCGELRELYFALLGQKNNDVMKVLTIIATLFIPMSFVAGIYGMNFDQSASPLNMPELEWSFGYPFALAVMAAMALGLLGFMYRKGWLS encoded by the coding sequence ATGACCTCGCTGCCGTTGAAGTTGCCTTCCAAATTGCGTGTTCATCGACCGAGATGGGCCAAGTCGCGAGCCAAGATCGGCAGCGTGCCGGGCGAACTTTCCGGCAATGGTCCGGCGGCTGGGCAGCCGCGTCACCCCAGTCATATTCGGGTGATTCAGTACAACCGCGAAACGCACCAAGACGAGGTGGTCGATGCGATCGCGACTCGTGACAGCTTGGACCCGAACGTCATCACTTGGATCGATTTACATGGTGTGCAAGACGTCGAATTGCTGCGGTCGTTGGGCGGCAAGTTTGGTTTGCATCCGCTTGCACTCGAAGACGTCGTGCAAATGGACCAACACGCCAAGTTGGAACGTTATGGTGAGACGTTGTTTTTCGTCGCACGCATGCCCTATGGCGATGATGGATTCCAAACCGAACAAGTCAGCATGTTTCTCGTTGGCAACGTGGTCATCACGATCCAGGAAGAGGTCGGCGATTGTTTGAACCCGGTGCGCGAACGCATTTCGCGAGCCATGGGACGCATTCGTCAGCGTGGTTCGGATTACCTCGTCTACGCCATCATCGATGCGATCATTGACGGTTACTTTCCGGTGATCGACCGCTACGAAGCTCACCTATCGCAGATGGCGGGATTGTTGCAGGAGAACGACCACGACAACTTGCCGATGCATTTGCACCACATTCGTGCGGACCTGTTGGCGATCCGCAAAACCGTGCAACAACACCGCGATGCACTGCGCTTGCTGTTGCGAGAAGGCGAAGGCATCTTGGCCGACGACACGCGATTGTATTTGCGAGATTGCCAGGACCACATTGGGCAATTGATGGAGGCTGCGGACACGGACCGCGAAACTTGTGGCGAACTTCGCGAACTTTATTTCGCGCTGTTGGGCCAGAAGAACAATGATGTGATGAAAGTGTTGACGATCATCGCGACATTGTTCATTCCGATGAGTTTTGTGGCGGGAATCTACGGGATGAACTTCGACCAATCCGCGTCGCCATTGAACATGCCCGAATTGGAATGGAGCTTTGGTTACCCGTTCGCCCTCGCAGTGATGGCTGCAATGGCCTTGGGGTTGTTGGGATTCATGTATCGCAAAGGTTGGTTGAGCTGA
- a CDS encoding phospho-sugar mutase: MTSGSHPASSASMTVEEGLAAVEQACEEKKLTAGAVENIRSWLTESRYSEYRDQTLQHIADGMWQKLDDVFWTIIPFGTGGRRGRMYEIGSNAINDRTIGESAQGLADYVVKYHAGAKSLSCVIAYDTRHKSRHFTELCAGIMVAAGFKVYLLDDYRATPQLSFAVRHLNCDCGIMVTASHNPPSDNAVKVYWSTGGQVLPPHDKAIIDGVMSCQEIKSVPFAEAMADGRIEVVTEQIDSAFLDAAAQCGFEGSRDVKVLYTPLHGVGEEAVIPLMKRDGFTQVDVYEGHREKSGDFPNVPGHVSNPENSAVFEAPIETARPGGYDLVLATDPDCDRLGVATPLTTDPSGEWGTFTGNQIAALLADYVLGKTVDAGKLSDGSYVIKTLVTTELVRRIAESHGARCVGDLLVGYKYIAEAMDREGPENFVYGCEESHGYLVGTYARDKDGAVACMLMAELAAKLKAEGKSMHEYMAELYQKHGMHRENLINVFMEGSEGMAAMQSLMKAFRSEPPKSLGGIAVRQVRDYGSATTIHVADGSTSALEGPSGNLVIMDLEMDGNYVAVRPSGTEPKVKFYVFTRLEAAESQDLADADIKLSDRLRAIEEDVRDFARLHS, from the coding sequence ATGACTTCTGGCTCCCACCCCGCGTCCTCCGCTTCCATGACCGTCGAAGAAGGCTTGGCGGCCGTCGAACAAGCTTGCGAAGAGAAAAAATTGACCGCGGGTGCCGTGGAGAATATTCGTTCGTGGCTGACCGAAAGTCGCTACAGCGAGTATCGCGATCAAACGCTCCAGCACATCGCCGATGGTATGTGGCAAAAGCTGGACGACGTGTTCTGGACGATCATTCCGTTTGGAACCGGCGGTCGTCGTGGACGCATGTACGAGATCGGATCCAACGCAATCAATGACCGCACGATCGGGGAAAGCGCACAAGGGTTGGCTGATTATGTGGTGAAGTACCACGCCGGTGCCAAGTCGTTGTCCTGCGTAATTGCGTACGACACGCGTCACAAGTCGCGGCACTTCACGGAGCTTTGTGCGGGCATCATGGTTGCCGCCGGCTTCAAGGTGTATTTGCTGGACGACTACCGTGCGACGCCACAACTGTCGTTTGCCGTTCGTCACCTGAATTGCGATTGCGGCATCATGGTGACGGCCAGCCACAACCCGCCGAGCGACAACGCAGTCAAGGTTTACTGGTCGACCGGTGGTCAAGTTCTGCCACCGCACGACAAAGCCATCATCGACGGTGTGATGAGCTGCCAAGAAATCAAATCGGTTCCATTCGCAGAAGCCATGGCCGATGGTCGCATCGAAGTGGTGACCGAGCAAATCGATTCCGCTTTCTTGGATGCAGCCGCCCAGTGTGGATTTGAAGGATCACGCGATGTCAAAGTGCTCTACACCCCGCTGCACGGAGTTGGCGAAGAAGCTGTCATCCCGTTGATGAAGCGTGACGGTTTCACTCAGGTCGATGTCTACGAGGGGCATCGCGAAAAGAGCGGTGATTTCCCGAATGTCCCGGGTCATGTGTCGAATCCAGAGAACTCGGCTGTGTTCGAAGCTCCGATCGAGACCGCTCGCCCCGGCGGCTACGACTTGGTGTTGGCGACCGATCCGGATTGCGACCGTTTGGGCGTGGCGACTCCTTTGACGACGGATCCAAGCGGCGAATGGGGAACTTTCACCGGAAATCAAATCGCCGCGTTGCTGGCCGATTACGTGCTCGGCAAAACCGTGGACGCCGGCAAGCTGAGTGACGGGTCATACGTGATCAAGACACTGGTCACAACTGAATTGGTACGACGCATTGCCGAGTCGCACGGGGCACGTTGCGTTGGCGATTTGTTGGTGGGTTACAAATACATCGCCGAAGCCATGGACCGGGAAGGGCCGGAAAACTTTGTGTATGGCTGCGAAGAATCGCATGGTTATTTGGTCGGCACTTACGCTCGCGACAAAGACGGCGCGGTCGCTTGTATGCTGATGGCGGAATTGGCGGCCAAGCTGAAGGCGGAAGGCAAGTCCATGCACGAGTACATGGCGGAGCTGTACCAAAAACACGGCATGCACCGTGAAAACCTAATCAACGTTTTCATGGAAGGCAGCGAGGGCATGGCGGCCATGCAAAGTCTGATGAAGGCGTTCCGTTCGGAGCCACCGAAGTCGCTGGGCGGAATCGCGGTGCGTCAAGTTCGCGACTACGGCAGTGCGACCACGATCCACGTCGCCGATGGATCGACTTCCGCTTTGGAAGGTCCCAGTGGAAACTTGGTGATCATGGATTTGGAGATGGACGGCAACTACGTCGCCGTGCGTCCCAGCGGAACGGAGCCTAAGGTGAAGTTCTACGTGTTCACTCGATTGGAGGCCGCTGAATCACAGGACTTGGCCGACGCGGATATCAAACTGTCCGATCGATTGCGAGCCATTGAAGAGGACGTTCGCGATTTCGCTCGTCTGCATTCTTGA
- a CDS encoding DUF4159 domain-containing protein has protein sequence MAVACHPCSAQPADNGNASRIDAPTVQRAIDRGVEYLRKTQTKRGGWEEFTGQSCGLSSLCTLAWLNAGVSRNDADMIRALEYLRRFEPNDTYAVALQTLVYCQYGALEDLPRLRRNVAWLTDRQKSATSRNPGAWDYGNKEGPGDPSNSQFALLALGEAVNRGVEVEPNVFRLAQAYWRNLQFAQGGWPYRSNQATGSMTCAGIGSLMIAQDALGLLDPEQKTLQCCGDEFSEPAIERGFDYLGRIFTVATNPGSTLSSDFYYLYAIERVGRLSGRRLIGGHDWYREGAEHLVGLQDAFRGFWKGSGAAESNADIATSFALLFLSKGKRQVVAGQLDHPSLRVRGSNNTRTLPFNTSLKQLVRHVEKDWSQELTWQTIQSENVSVADLLKTPVIVIRGSNRIGFDDALIQNLKQYIDQGGTILFDAIGGDGCGDASAFQQSVVAICRQWFPGNQLERLPPSHPVWFAERPVDPTAIDPGYWVYGVGACCRTPVFYSPRSLSCRWKHSGSLLRNTDLSDSIRTQIEAGVTIGENIIAYATGRELKNKLDAASIVDGSVAPPPTRGAIPIAVGALGAGEEQVLRALPNAATLIRKKLAIEVIAVNEPIELTESSLSRVGVLYLHGQTAVQLKPQQRDALRDFASRGGIIIATPICGSEAFAKSIRSELEGLFPDESLEELPKEHPAWTTRFGGYDLGDVTIRRPNSGDDGGRQRALKISRVRSTPTVELMEVHGQAAIYFSPLDLSCALESQNSVQCPGYNTTDAARILAGLVLYSLNR, from the coding sequence ATGGCCGTCGCCTGCCATCCCTGTTCGGCGCAACCGGCGGATAACGGCAACGCGAGCCGCATCGATGCGCCCACCGTGCAACGTGCCATCGATCGTGGAGTCGAATACCTGCGAAAGACACAGACCAAACGGGGAGGCTGGGAAGAGTTTACCGGTCAGTCCTGCGGCCTCTCATCGCTTTGCACACTCGCATGGCTGAATGCGGGCGTGTCTCGCAACGATGCCGACATGATTCGTGCTTTGGAATACTTGCGGCGGTTCGAGCCCAACGACACCTACGCGGTCGCGCTCCAAACGCTTGTCTATTGCCAGTACGGTGCTCTAGAAGATCTGCCACGCCTCCGACGCAATGTGGCTTGGCTCACCGATCGACAAAAGTCCGCCACCTCGCGAAACCCGGGTGCCTGGGATTACGGAAACAAAGAGGGCCCAGGTGACCCTTCCAACAGCCAATTCGCGTTGCTGGCCCTGGGCGAAGCCGTCAATCGAGGCGTCGAGGTGGAGCCCAACGTCTTTCGATTGGCTCAAGCGTACTGGAGAAATCTACAATTCGCACAAGGCGGTTGGCCCTACCGATCCAACCAAGCCACCGGAAGCATGACTTGTGCAGGGATTGGTTCGTTAATGATCGCTCAAGACGCTCTTGGTTTGCTGGATCCGGAACAGAAGACGCTGCAGTGCTGCGGCGACGAGTTCTCAGAACCCGCCATCGAACGTGGCTTTGACTATCTGGGCCGAATCTTCACCGTCGCCACCAACCCGGGCAGCACGCTCTCGAGCGACTTTTACTATCTCTATGCGATCGAACGCGTCGGACGGCTCTCCGGGCGTCGCCTCATTGGAGGTCACGATTGGTATCGCGAAGGTGCCGAGCATTTGGTCGGTCTGCAAGATGCCTTTCGGGGTTTCTGGAAAGGCTCCGGCGCAGCGGAAAGCAACGCGGATATCGCCACTTCATTTGCGTTGCTGTTCCTGTCCAAAGGCAAACGCCAAGTCGTTGCCGGCCAGCTCGATCACCCTTCGCTTCGCGTCCGCGGCAGCAACAACACTCGAACGCTTCCCTTCAACACCTCACTGAAGCAGTTGGTCCGTCATGTCGAAAAAGACTGGTCACAAGAACTGACATGGCAAACCATCCAATCCGAAAACGTATCGGTCGCGGATCTCTTAAAAACACCCGTGATCGTCATCCGCGGCTCGAATCGAATTGGCTTCGATGACGCGTTGATCCAGAACCTCAAACAGTACATCGACCAAGGCGGCACCATCCTGTTCGACGCGATCGGTGGAGACGGCTGCGGGGATGCATCGGCTTTTCAACAAAGCGTGGTGGCGATCTGCCGGCAATGGTTTCCTGGCAATCAACTGGAACGATTGCCGCCTTCGCATCCCGTCTGGTTCGCCGAGCGCCCCGTGGATCCAACCGCAATCGATCCAGGCTATTGGGTTTACGGAGTGGGAGCCTGTTGCCGAACGCCAGTTTTCTACTCACCCCGCAGTCTGTCTTGTCGATGGAAACACAGCGGATCCCTGCTGAGAAACACCGACCTATCGGATTCAATCCGAACGCAAATCGAAGCCGGCGTCACGATTGGCGAAAACATCATCGCCTACGCCACGGGACGCGAACTCAAAAACAAATTGGATGCGGCGTCGATCGTTGACGGATCCGTCGCGCCGCCGCCCACACGCGGTGCCATCCCGATCGCGGTCGGTGCCTTGGGTGCCGGGGAAGAACAAGTGCTTCGCGCCCTTCCCAATGCAGCCACGTTGATTCGCAAGAAACTGGCGATCGAAGTCATCGCGGTGAACGAACCGATCGAATTGACGGAGTCCTCACTGTCTCGTGTTGGCGTGCTTTACCTGCACGGCCAAACGGCGGTTCAATTGAAACCACAGCAACGCGACGCACTGCGTGATTTTGCCTCGCGAGGAGGCATCATCATTGCCACGCCAATTTGCGGCAGCGAAGCGTTTGCAAAATCAATTCGCTCGGAACTCGAGGGACTGTTCCCAGACGAATCCCTGGAAGAACTGCCCAAAGAACATCCCGCGTGGACAACTCGGTTCGGCGGATACGACCTTGGGGATGTCACGATCCGCCGCCCCAATTCAGGTGACGACGGGGGCAGACAACGTGCACTCAAGATCAGCCGTGTTCGCTCGACTCCGACCGTGGAACTGATGGAAGTCCATGGCCAAGCCGCGATTTACTTTTCGCCGCTCGACCTCAGCTGTGCCCTTGAGTCTCAAAACTCGGTGCAGTGCCCCGGTTACAACACCACGGACGCGGCCCGCATCTTGGCTGGCCTCGTCCTTTACTCACTCAATCGATGA
- a CDS encoding AAA family ATPase gives MADPSVPTPPPVNPAAGNAASNANSADASKPRNLADVLREFSEHQKKMRDELAKVIVGQTDTIEQLLAAIFTRGHCLLEGVPGLAKTLMVSTLANILDVSFKRVQFTPDLMPSDITGTQVMEEDESGRRSFRFVEGPIFANILLADEINRTPPKTQAALLEAMQERQVSVGRETHTLPEPFFTIATQNPVEQEGTYPLPEAQLDRFMFNIKIGYPTAEEEEKILTATTRGEKATVNKILSAKAILNCQKLVGSIAAGPLVIRYASQLVRATRPADESAPEYVRELVDWGAGPRAGQNLIAGGKAIAAMNGRFSVEPGDIQKVALPVLRHRIATNFQAQAEGMDTDSVIQRLLTDIPVPEPAKMERSK, from the coding sequence ATGGCTGATCCTTCGGTTCCGACCCCTCCGCCGGTGAACCCCGCAGCAGGGAACGCTGCTTCCAATGCGAATTCGGCGGACGCGTCCAAGCCCCGCAATCTGGCGGATGTGTTGCGAGAGTTCTCGGAACACCAAAAGAAGATGCGGGATGAGTTGGCAAAGGTCATTGTGGGGCAAACGGACACGATCGAACAGTTGTTGGCCGCGATCTTCACGCGAGGGCACTGTTTGTTGGAGGGCGTGCCGGGATTGGCCAAGACATTGATGGTCAGCACGCTGGCGAACATTTTGGATGTTTCGTTCAAACGCGTTCAGTTCACGCCTGACCTGATGCCGTCGGACATCACCGGAACGCAGGTGATGGAAGAGGACGAATCGGGGCGACGCAGTTTCCGATTTGTCGAAGGACCGATCTTCGCGAATATTTTGCTGGCTGACGAGATCAACCGGACGCCGCCGAAGACTCAGGCCGCATTGTTGGAAGCCATGCAGGAACGCCAGGTTTCCGTCGGGCGAGAGACCCACACATTGCCGGAACCGTTCTTCACCATCGCAACGCAGAACCCGGTGGAGCAGGAAGGCACGTACCCGTTGCCCGAAGCACAGTTGGACCGGTTCATGTTCAACATCAAAATTGGTTACCCGACCGCGGAAGAGGAAGAGAAAATTTTGACGGCGACCACGCGAGGTGAGAAAGCGACTGTCAACAAAATCCTCTCCGCGAAAGCCATCCTGAATTGTCAGAAGTTGGTGGGGAGCATCGCGGCGGGGCCGTTGGTCATTCGTTATGCGTCGCAGTTGGTTCGAGCGACCCGTCCGGCGGATGAGTCCGCACCCGAGTACGTTCGCGAATTGGTGGATTGGGGGGCGGGGCCGCGTGCCGGTCAGAACTTGATCGCTGGGGGAAAAGCGATCGCTGCGATGAACGGAAGATTCAGTGTCGAGCCTGGGGATATACAGAAAGTCGCATTGCCCGTGCTGCGTCATCGAATTGCGACGAACTTCCAGGCCCAAGCGGAGGGGATGGACACAGATTCGGTCATTCAACGTCTATTGACTGACATCCCTGTGCCTGAACCGGCTAAGATGGAACGTTCCAAGTGA